A DNA window from Desulfovulcanus ferrireducens contains the following coding sequences:
- a CDS encoding GldG family protein yields MTWKKFGQLSGTIIVGLAVLVGLNVLANKADLQYDTTKNKRYSLSKQTVKVLKHLERPVKVLCFYRPGEAERKNLEDLLKLYAKESANFSFEFVDPDRSPFRAKEFKVRQTGEVILLSENRQEKILFPDEEKLTNGLIRVSNPEKAKFYFVQGHGEVPFSGFGEKSITQLKDVLKNQGVELEKLLLAREKKVPEDASALVIIGPQKDFLKHELALLTDYLNTGGRLFLALNAETETNLDLWIKDNLHLKRLSGLILDPMSKLIVGDYLSPLVQDYPYHKITEDFNLMTIFPTCTAFEEEAEAQAKYQIIPLGRSTGSAWLETDLVSLKKGQARFDPGKDIQGPLWLAVVYENEFQEKDSNATLKSRVVVFGDNDFLTNQFIGLSGNMDLARNSLNWLREKEDTLAISKPKLANSLLFLNVWQQRLITWVPLVVLPLLCVLMAVYVGMKRRKC; encoded by the coding sequence ATGACCTGGAAGAAGTTTGGGCAATTATCCGGGACTATAATTGTAGGCCTGGCAGTGCTGGTAGGCCTGAATGTTTTAGCTAACAAGGCTGACCTGCAATATGATACAACTAAAAACAAGCGCTACTCTCTTTCCAAGCAGACTGTTAAAGTGCTTAAACACTTGGAAAGACCGGTTAAAGTACTTTGTTTTTATCGTCCCGGAGAAGCCGAGCGTAAAAACTTGGAAGATCTTTTAAAGTTGTATGCTAAAGAAAGCGCTAATTTTAGCTTTGAGTTTGTGGATCCGGACAGGTCCCCTTTTAGGGCTAAGGAATTCAAAGTACGCCAAACAGGAGAAGTGATTCTATTAAGTGAGAACAGGCAGGAGAAGATACTATTTCCTGATGAAGAAAAATTGACCAATGGACTGATCAGGGTGTCCAATCCGGAAAAGGCCAAATTTTACTTTGTTCAGGGTCATGGTGAAGTACCTTTTTCAGGTTTTGGAGAAAAGAGCATTACTCAACTAAAGGATGTTTTAAAGAATCAGGGAGTTGAGCTTGAGAAGCTACTTTTGGCCAGGGAGAAAAAAGTTCCTGAAGATGCGTCAGCTCTGGTAATCATTGGGCCACAGAAAGATTTTTTAAAGCATGAACTGGCTCTTTTGACTGATTATTTGAATACAGGTGGGAGGCTGTTTCTGGCCTTAAATGCAGAAACAGAGACTAATCTGGATCTGTGGATTAAAGACAATCTACACTTGAAACGCCTTTCCGGCTTGATTTTGGATCCGATGAGCAAACTGATTGTGGGCGACTATCTGAGTCCTTTGGTTCAGGATTATCCCTACCATAAAATTACCGAAGATTTTAATTTGATGACTATCTTCCCCACCTGTACGGCCTTTGAGGAAGAAGCTGAAGCACAGGCTAAATACCAGATAATTCCTTTGGGCCGCAGTACAGGGAGCGCCTGGTTGGAGACAGATTTGGTCAGCCTGAAAAAAGGACAGGCTCGTTTTGATCCGGGCAAGGACATTCAGGGGCCATTATGGCTGGCTGTTGTTTATGAAAACGAGTTTCAGGAAAAGGACTCAAATGCTACTTTAAAGTCCAGGGTGGTAGTCTTTGGTGATAATGATTTTCTAACCAACCAGTTTATTGGGCTGTCCGGGAATATGGATCTGGCCCGCAACTCTTTGAACTGGCTTAGGGAAAAGGAGGATACCCTGGCCATTTCCAAGCCAAAGTTGGCCAATTCATTGCTCTTTTTAAATGTATGGCAACAGCGCCTTATTACCTGGGTTCCTCTTGTAGTTTTACCTTTGTTATGTGTATTGATGGCTGTTTATGTGGGTATGAAGAGAAGAAAATGTTGA